In the genome of Paenibacillus pabuli, the window ATAATTTCCTTGCCCAGATTGAGTGATTTTAAGCTGTTCTCAATAGAACTTGTCCTCGCTGCTTCAATGGATGCTCTATAGGAGGCATACCCGGCAATTTGAGGAATCATGAGAATAACAAGGTAAGAAATCATAAACCTGCGAAACAACGGCGAGAATTTGGACCATAGGCGCTGCATATGTACCTCCTTTTTTCGTAAGCGTTTACAAAACTGTTCGGTTAATGATACACCTTTCATTTGCACAAGGTGAAGGTACAACTTCTGCTTTTTGGTACAAATACTTAAAATCAAATCAAAAGATCCATTAATATTAAACAGTAACCATACGCTATCCGTAGGGTTTTCTTTTGAAAATAAAGAGGAAAGAAAGGACCTTAGAGTCCTCCCTTTCCTCTTGTTAGATCGCGTAAGATTATAGCGGCGAAAGATCAAATAAATATAGATGACTTTATGTTATGCCTTCGCTTCCAGTGTCGCCCCTTCCTTCTTGAAATATTGATCCACCAGAAACTGAAGCGTTTCACTTGGCGGTTCTTGAGAGAATTCAGCCTGATCTGCAAAAAGCATACCAAACGGCGCTTCTTGGGTATAAGGCTCCCATCGGGGCATTTCCTCTCCCGTGGTATCCGGTCCATTCGGATCTCCACTACGGATGAAGTTGGCCCAATAGTTGCACATCTGGCGAGACAAATCGTAATGTTTGCCAACGAAAGGCCGCCAACATTTAGCCAGCGTTTCAAAGAAAAACCAGAGATCCACCGAGTGAAAGGTACCTGGTTGATCCCACCCTGGTATGTCGGCATCAAAATTGTAATAGTATAATGGTGAATCGGAACTGAGACCAGCATTAGCTTGCGCGGCTAAGCGGATGGCATATTCAATACTACTAACCGAAGCTTTCTTCTTGCTCTCCTCTATGTTGCCCGCCTGAATGCCGCACAGATCCAGAAATACATCGGCATCGTCACCGAACATGTCTGTCGCCAGCTTCTTAAGGTCTTCGGGTGTGTCGACATCTGGAACACTGAAAAATTCGGAGGACGTGTGACCCATCATAATTGGCATCTTCCACCACTTGTTTTGAAGGAATAAATCAAACGGATTGCCTACACTGAACACCTGATCCGCAACGGACCCCCAGAATCCGTGGTACTGCACTGCTTTGTCGCGAAGTTCAGGCGCACTTATTCGTCGGGCCTCCGCAAGCGAAGATACGCCTAGATACTCAAAAAACTTAATACCGTCCTGTTCGGCTTCAGCCAATTGACTCCGGAGCGGAGGCATGGGAGTTCCCGGGTACAGCTCCGTAAAGATTCCGCTTTGCACAATGGCCTTTTGAAAGAGCCCCTCATTCTGAGGAGAAGTCAGCTGGGTCATGACACTGCCGCCGCCTGCAGACTGGCCGCCGATTGTGATGTTATCCGGGTCTCCGCCGAAAGCTGATATATTGCGTTTGACCCATCTTGTGGCGGCCTGTTGATCGAGATTGCCGAAGTTGGCAGGTGCTTCCGGTGCTTCCGCCGTAATTTCGGGATGGCATAAAAAACCAAAAACATTTAGTCGGTAATTGATCGTGACCACCACGATCCCTCTTCTGGCAATTCGTTCGCCATCGAACTCCATTTCAGCCGTATGGCCAACCTGAAGTCCCCCGCCAAAATACCATACATATACCGGCAGTTTCTCATCGGTGTGTTTGGCCGGAGTCCATACGTTCAGGTAAAGACAGTCCTCGTCCATGGCTATATTCGGTTCAACGGCCCACTCCCGGGTATAAATATTGTTATCATCAATCTCCTGCTTCACCTGCATCGAAATCGGCGCAAATTCGTGCGCCTTAAGCACGCCTTCCCAATCCTTGGCTGGCTGCGGTGCTCGCCACCGGTTGTCACCTACTGGCGGAGCTGCGAAGGGGATCCCCTTGAAACTAGTGATTCGCGGGTCGGCAGCTGGCAATCCCTGAACCAACCCATTTTCAACGTTTACAAGTCTAAGCATGGTTTGACATCCTCCTACTAAGATCAAATTCCTAATATTTCATTCCTCATGTCTATCTTGAATTCGATAACGACGAGATTACCCGCGTTCTGCACATTTACGCTATAGATTCCGCCTGAACCGTTCGCCGCATTGATCGTACCTCCATCGTCTGTCCAGTTCTGCCAATAATTAGTCACTGTGCTGGATGTAGTGGTATGCAGATTTTCATTTGAAAAGACGTTTGGCAAAATGATACAGATCATTTCTCCACACTGGCCAGTCATGACCTCCGCTCTCTTCATACCAAATGTGCGGTACACCTTGCTCCTCCAAGTATTGATGTGTGTCGATGCTAATTTGGATGAGATTATCCTGATCGCCACAGGAAATCCACAACAGGGACAAAAGCGAGTGTGCTTCCTCCGGATGAGGAACAAGCAACTCCGGCGCTTTGGTGTTTGGAGCCGGAGAGAAGGCACCGACCCAGGCGAAATGGTTGAGATTGCTGAGTCCGATGTTCAGGGATTGGCCTCCCCCCATGGACAAGCCGGCGATGGCTCTTTTGTCTCTGGCGGTGTCCGTTGGATAGCGGGACTCGATATAAGGGATCAGATCATCCAGCAGGTCGTTCTCAAACCGTTCAAAGGCCTTTATTTTGTCAGGTTCAAAAAGGTCTCCCTCAGCGCGATCATTAGGCATGGCGCGACCGTTGGGAAAAACGACGATCATTGGCTCGATCATGTTATCATCGTAGAGATTGTCGAGAATGATCTGCGGAGCACCATGACGTTGCCATTCCATCTCATCCCCGCCGATCCCGTGAAGCAGATACAGAACGGGATACGTCCGTTCAAAAGAAAATCCTGGCGGTGTATACACCAAGGCATTGCGTGAATTGCCAACAGTGGCGGAAGAATACGCTATCGTCTCCACTGCTCCTCGCGATATGTTATCGCGGTATTGGTCAAATCCGGTCGGTGCTGAAGATATCATATAAAGTACTCCCTTCATGAGTTACAATTATGCTGTTGAAATGGACGTTCGGTTCGCGCTTGTTAATCGACATAGCCGAATCCCAGAATCGTGAACCGTTTATCCTCATGCCCGTCTGCCATCTCGATTTCGACCCTGTGCTCACTGACGTGCTTCTCATTAATCAGGAGCATGGCATGACAGCGTGTCCAGTTCACTTCATGCGGATCGGCTTGTTTGACGAAGACGCCATCCACTTTAATCCGGGCTGTTCCAAATTCGTCGCTTCCGGAATCTTTGAAGATGATTAGAAGACGCTTGCACCGCAAATGCAGCTTGAAGCTTTTTGCTTCCCCCGGGTTTTCACCGGTATTCATCCAATTATTCGGAAAGATAGGCGTGGCATAATCATGATCGTGCATCTCGGCCATCTGCAGATCGGCATCCGTGTGTCCGAAAGAACCATGATCGATCCTGGCAACCAGGTCAGCGTTCTTCCGATCCAGCAATTGGACACGGACGAAATCGTCTCCGATCAGAGGTGGTTTGCTCAGGTCATGATCATTCGGGTCCAGTTCAGAACGATCCACTACATCTAGCAGGTGACCTAATGCATCGGCCATCATCTGATGACCCAAGTTGGTTGGATGATAAATATCATGGAAATATTGTTCTTTCGATACGACGTTACCTTCGCCTTTGGTCTTGCGAAATTGCTCTACCAGAGCATCCTTCATGCTCACCATGGGCAGATCATAATGGAGGCCTACCGGAGATAGACGGTCCTGAAGATTCCAGTCGTTCTCAAAAACGCTGAACAGCAGAATGACTGCAGGCTTGTTATCTGCAGATAGCGCTTTCAATACTAAGCTTTCGTAACAGTTCCCTCGTGTCTCATCATCAGCGTCGTTTACTGCAAATTCAATGATGACGATATCCGGCTGAATCGAGCCTTCGCCAAGTACATCCCTTTCGTAACGAATGACTCCCAATTCGGAAGGCGTTCCACCTAATCCAGCTTTGACCAGCTGGATGCAGCTTCCATCCGAAGGAGCGAACATCTCCTTAAACCGGTCATACGAGCGATAGGCGTAGCTGCGGAGATGAATCGGTGCCGCACCAGCGCCATGGGTAATGGAACCTCCAATGTAAGCTATCACTACAGGGTTGCCTTGTTTGGCTTTCTCAATGGCTCGTTTCAGTCTGACATTGTTCCCTTTGTGTAAAAGGGATCGACCAATGATGTCGAGATAGCCCGGAGAGCTATAATCGAACTCTGTCTCGTAAGCCGACTCCTTTACTCCAATTGGATCGCGCGGTGCAGCTGTTCCTTGGGTATCTTCTACGTCTCTTGCATCGTCAAGCATGATACAGTATCACCATCCTTCCTGCGTTAATTTACACTCCCATAAACATGCGGAAGGAACCCAAATGGCATGTTTATTTCAATCGGTTCCCTCTTTTTCGAGTGTAACACTTACATAATTTAACAGACACCTGATAAAGTATAGGATTTTCCTAAATATATCATTTGGATTTATGTATGATAACGGAAAAATGAGAACACCTATGATTTTTAATGTAAACGCTTTAATTTAAGTACATTTGCCGTGATATAATTGGATTAACCAATGCATCTAAGGAGGAAAGCCAATGAATATTACGGGTCAAGGTGCTTATGATACCGGTACATATACCAATCTGTTTCAAAAGTCAGGTTATGATGAACATGAGATCAACGCAAAGCTGGAGGACACTTGGAACGAGCTCTTCTATGGAGACGAAAATACCCGAATCTATTATCCGATGGGTGAGGACAAAGGCTATTTACTCGACACTGGTAATAACGATGTTCGCTCCGAAGGCATGTCTTATGGCATGATGATGGCTGTTCAGATGGACAAAAAAGAAGAATTCGATCGGCTCTGGAATTTTTCCCATACGTTCATGCAGCATGCTGAAGGTCGATACAAGGATTATTTTGCCTGGCACTGCAAACCTGACGGAACCCGCTTATCTCAAGGTCCTGCACCTGATGGTGAAGAGTTTTTCGCGATGGCTCTGTTCTTTGCTTCTAACCGCTGGGGTGATGGAGATGCGCCTTTTAACTATAAGGAACAAGCCAGAAGAATCCTCCGCGCATGCATTCATCAAGGTGAAAATGGCGAGGGGGACCCCATGTGGGACCCGGAAACCAAGCTGATCAAATTTGTACCGGAATCACCATTCAGTGATCCATCCTACCATCTCCCCCATTTCTATGAGTTGTTTGCATTATATGCGGATGATAATGATCAAGCCTTCTGGAGAGAAGCAGCGCTTGCAAGTCGAGCTTATCTGCATACAGCCTGTCATCCTGTAACCGGGCTTTCGCCTGAATATGCGAACTATGACGGGTCGCCCGCTCCTGTTCAGCCGCATGGTGATTTTAGACATTTTTACAGCGATGCTTACCGGGTAGCCGCGAATATTGCTCTGGACTGGGAATGGTTCCGCAAGGATCCCTGGCAGGTGGAACAATCCAATCGAATTCAGTCCTTCTTCAGCGATATCCAGATATCTGATTATCGTCGGTATACCATTGAAGGTGAGCCGTTCGACGAACCTTCCTTGCATCCTGTAGGTCTGCTCGCTACCAACGCGATGGCTTCACTGGCTGCGGATGGTCCATATGCAGAACATTTCGTCCGCTTGTTTTGGAACACTCCACTGCGCCAGGGCGAACGCCGATATTATGATAATTGCCTCTATTTCTTCAGCTTGCTGGCGCTAAGCGGCAGATATCGCTTGTATTGATCTTTCGAAAAGCATCTTCCATCCAATCAGAATCATTGCAAATTCAAATTATACGCATCAGCTTTGCATCACTCAGATAGAAGTTTCAACAAAAAGAGGACCTTCCGGCTGTTATGGCCGTAAAGGTCCTTTTACATGTCCATCAATTGCTGACGGCAATAAATTTCCATTGTTGATTCGTTGCACCCGTGTACGTATTCTGCTGCAACTTGGCGCCATCAGATGTGGAAGCGTTTTCCACTTCAATCGCTTTGTTACTGTTCACGTTAATGATGCTCCAATATCCATTGCCCAGATCGTTGACTTTGAAATGCTGTGCGGTCGTGTTCAGATTGCTCATGAGCTGAACCGCTTCACCGTTCGTGAGGGTACCGTTGCGAATATCAATCACTTTGTCCGGTGAGTTCACGCTGGTTAGTGTATAGCTGCCACCGCCGATGGAGGTCAGAACCCACTTCTGAGGATTGCCGCCCAGATCGCTCCATTGCTGAAGCTGAAGATTGTTTTGATTTTGCCCCCCAGGAACGTCAATGACCTTATTGGAATGTCTGACCACAATTTTGTAGGTTGCACCTGACACAAGACCGGTTGTGGGTCCACCACCATTTCCACTACCTGGATACGATTGAGCACGTTCATGGTACCAGTTGAACAGGAATCGTCCCATGGCACTTCGTGAAGCATCGCCATCCCATTTCAGTCCAGCCGTTGGATCGGCAAAAGAACTGCGCTGCCCTGGCTCAAGAATGAAGCCGTTCATGTGAGCCGCAATACTAACGTTTCCAGCCGCGTTAAAGATGGTTTTGGTATTGGTACCGAAACCTTCGTTGCTGCCATTAAACAGGTTCCAATAGGCCGAATCACCAGGTTTGTTCTTAAACCAGGTTACTTCCGTGATATTGATCGGATACTTGTCTGCAGCTGCTTTCACATTGGTATTCCACTGATCTTGCAAAATGGAGAAGTTATCATACGCGCCGTAACCCGGATACCAGTGAACCGCATATCCGTAGTTGTTCAGGGGATCCGTCAATGGATGGCTTGCCGTCAGACTGTAGAACTGGTTATACCCCAGACCTGCAGCCCAGATTACGTTATCGGCACCCTGGTTACGAATCGTGGAGATGATGGAGTTCTGGAAATTACGCAGGTCATTCCAGTGATCCACAAAATCATTTTCCCCGTTGTATCCGCCCCAATGTCCATTCGCATACGATTTCACTGGCTCGTTAATGAGCTCAAAGTGAACGTTATCGGCACTTTTAATCTCGGGACGAGATGCAAGATATCCCCAGATTTGATTGAATTTTTGCAGGTTGGAAGCGGTGGTTGCCTGGTCATCCTTCAACGTAAAGTCGAGTCCCAGGACTACATACACACCTTTGGTTTTGGCATATTGAATGTATGGGATAATGACGTTCTGCGTAACGGTCTGCACACCGGCAAAATTGTATGTACCCGCCGCCACATCACCCATGTCCTCACGATCAATGAACAGACGTACCTGATTCATGTTCCATCCATGATTGCTGCCGTATTTCGGACTTGTGTCCGCAAATGTATCGGTAATGTCTTTCAGGTAGGCCAGTGTAGCCGCATGACGATTGTTGCCGTGCAGATTAAGATAATAATTGCTGTTCTGATATGTCCAGTAGGCACCTGAAGGTTGATGCCAACCGTTCAGAAGCACAGGCTGATTGTTGCTGTTCACCAGATTCTTGCCACTCACGTGAAGCTTGCCCATAGGCATGCCAACCCACGCCTCTGCGCGGCTTCCTCCCCATGGAGCAATCGTAATCAGTAAAGCCAAAACGAGTAAAAGTTTACAAGACATCCACATCTTTTTCACTTTATATCCTCCTGTCATGATCGATTGCTTTTCCTCAATGCAATATCCGATGAATCACAGCAAAGCCTAAGAATAGACTAAGCATCGGTTGGCGCACGCGTCCGCAATCCGTTCCATACGATCAGGCGCAAGACTCCTCCTCCTCTCCTCAGATCGTATCGATCTGTCTTGGATCTTTCTTCCCTGTTAAGCCTAACGTTTTAGCCAACGATTCCTGTACGTTCTACACTCTCAACGAAATAACGCTGCACGAAGAGATAGATAACAATCAAAGGCAGAATGGCGAGCAGTATTCCCGTATCCTGAATCATGCTCAGATAAAAAGGATCTGCCTTAGAGGCTCCATCACTTACTTGTTGGGCCAGATTATACGGAAGCGAAGACAGTTGGGTCGACATGACCTTACTTGAAGTCAGATACGTGGTCGTGTAGAAGCTGTCATTCCACTGCCATACAAAGGAGAACAGCATCACGGTCACCATCGATGGAATTGCATTCGGCAGCATAATTCGGGCAAAGGTCCGCCCAATGCCTGCCCCGTCCACATATGCCGCCTCTTCCACTTCCTTCGGGATGCCGCGGAAAAACTGACGAAAGATAAAAATATACAATCCGGCTTTAAGCGAATTGGCCGTAATGGCGGTCAGAATGAACGGCCAGTAGGTATTCAGCAGGTTCACCGGTTTACCGGCAATCAGTGTCATCAAGCCCATCAGGTCAAAGCTTTTCAGATTGAGATACACCGGGATCAAAATCGTCGTGGGCGGCACGAGAATCGTGAGAATGACACCTGCAAACAGCAAGTTGCTCCCCTTGAACTTCAACCGGGCGAAACCATACCCTGCAAGGGCACAGGACGCTGTCGTTAACAGTGTTGTTGTCGCTGACAGCGCGAAGGTATTGAACAGAGTCGCCCAGTAATCCATAACCCGGATAGCCTGCTGAAAGTTATCGATCGAGAAATTCTGGGGGATCCATACCACCACTGCGGAATACAGGTCACCCTTATCTTTGATGGACGTTGAGATTTTCTGAAATATCGGAAAGAGGATAACAAAGGAAAGTCCAGTAATCAGTACGAACCGAATCACTGACCAGAGCCAACCTTTCCAGTGTTCAAGCGATAATAATCGAGAAGTCGTCACGCTGAACGTCCTCCTTTCTAATCTTGATAGAAGACTCGTTTCGAGAAAATAATGGATACAATCACGAGAATGATGGCAATCGCCAGAAAATACACCCATGCCATCGCCGAGCTGAGGCCAAAGTCAAATTTCACGAATCCGGTATCCCGGATCAGTTTAGTCATGGCGTTATTGGCAAACGAGTCGATAATGGTGTAGATCGCATTGACAAAGATAAGAGGACTGACCATCGGGAATGTAATCTTCCAGAATGCTTCGTACCCGGTAGCACCTTCCATTTTGGATGCCTCATAGAGTTGAGGAGAAATGGTCTGGATGCCAGCCAAAAAGATCAAAATCTGCACACCCGACTGGCTGACAATCTGATAGATCCGATCAACGGCACTGCTCAGATACGTCACGATCCATTCACTCACTCCGGCATCCAACATCAGATATTCCAGTTCGAATGTACCTAGTGCGCTTCCTCCAGTACTGTTCTGATTAACAGCATCAATCAAGCTGGTGCTTTCCAGTGACATGATGACACCGGATGCCAAAATAACGGGCAAGAAGAATATGGAACGTGCCACAGCCCGGCCTCTGAACTTCTGGTTCAGGATGACAGCGAGAAACAGGCTAAATATGACAATAAGAGGCACATTGACAAGCACATCCGTAATCGACTCGATCAACGCTCGGTTAAAACTGGTATTGACGGTGAGCGCCTGAATATAGTTGGCAACCCCGGTGAATTGAATGGCAATGCCTTCCGCATTGGCCTGAATCGTGCTCATGCTGTAACGCAGCGACGCGAGCAGCGGGATGAAGAAAAATAATACAAATCCGACCAGCCATGGAAGCACGTAGATGACGCCCCACATGGCTTTCTGCTGAGCATACGTACGACTTCCCCATTTCCATTTCAGGAGTGTCTTCAGAGCTGCTCACCACCAGTCACATAACCTTGAGCTTCCACGGATTGGCCCTCAACCTCTACAGGAAAATCATTATAATTCACGATCACGAAGCCACCGCCATCATAGGTTGTTCGGTACACACCTTCCGCCAATGCTTCATGCGATTTCATGGATCGCCCGGCAAATGGAAGATTGGTCTGATTGACCTCGTTGTACATCTCGGCAGCCAGATCTACCCACTGCTCGTAATTGGCCGCGTACAGATCGTCATAATCGGTCTGTTTGACTACATGATTAGGCGCATTAAACCAGGCAAAGTACGGACTTGCACCATATTCAATCAGCTTCAGCACATATTGTCTCGGGTTCGTATACGTCGAGAGATTGTAGGGAGATCCCGTATAACTAATATTTCCATGAACCACCAATTGAAAGAATGGAACCTCCTCATCCTCCAGTTTGAACTGACTGCTGTTCATTGGAGCATCCGTTAGTCCGGTAACATAAGGCAGCGCGTAGCCATTTCCACCTTCGGCCACAACGGAGCCTGCCTGCTGTTTGATCTGTTCCAGGGCTTTGGTGACTACGCCCAACGCTTCCGTTCGATCCAGCAGCTTCTTGGGATTCATGTCGCTGTTCAGCTGTTCAGCCAGATCCTGCAGGCTCAGTGATTGCGCTTGTTCTTCTTTTGAAATAGACTTCATCTCATCCAGCATATCTGTGGTAACCTGATTCAGCTTGTTGGGCGAAAGTACATAGGATGGTGACCTTTCCCGGTCACGGCGCTGTAAGGCTTGATTCATCGGATACACAACAGCCGGTTCCTGGGTTAACGTTCGTGAAGCCTCTTTATTGGGTTTGAACCCTTTTTTCGACTGCACATTCAGCAGAGCTATATCCGGATAAAAACCGATACCCGCTTCCCGTGCGTAATCACTAAATTCGCGCATGCCCTTCTTGCCACCAATGGCTCCGTCCACCGAAATGGAATCCGGCAGTCGGTGGTGCAATCCATCATTGAACCATCCGGCGTAGCGAACCTGAATGTTGGATACATTTTTCTCCGTCAGCGTGGACAGAATCTGCTTGGCTTCCTCAAAGGTCGTAAGCGCCTCAGTCGAATCATAAGGGATACCCAGCATATGCTGCCGGGTTGTCATCCCGCCGAACAATTTCAGATAAAATGGAATGCCCGCCTGTTCTTTACCCGCTTGCTGCTCAGGAAGTCCACCAGTTTGTAGCAAATAATTCCGATAGAGTTCCGCCAGCCCTGAATAGGAAGCCTTCTCCCCGCCGACAAAGGCGTAACGGACAACAAAGTCTGACGCTGTCGGTTTTTTCTGGAATTTGGGAAGTGTTCGCACCATGTCACTTGCCTGAAGCGTTACATCGCTCTTGTTCATGACATAGAAGCTTGGATATACGTTGTTATAGCTGTTCAGCTTGCCGCTGATATCCGCATTCACCACTGCCACAGCGTCCCCTTCCTCGATAATGCCAAGGAAAGCTCCCTCTTTGCGAATCAGTCCAAAGACCGGCAACCGGGCTTTGGCTTCCGCCGAGCCGGCTTCTCTCAACTTCATCGTCAAATCCGGGCCGTAAACATCTTGTTGATAACCGGGATACTGGAGCTTGCCATTGTTAAAATGGATTAGTGCTCCCGAGCCGTCCGGTACAAATATCGATCCCTCTTCATCCATCCCTCCGGCTCCGAAATATTCCAGTACGGATATGGTGTTGATCGGATATTCTTCCGGAAAATGAATGCCGGATGCAGGAACACGTACCAGCAGGTTCTCACCATCCAGTTCGTATTCCAGCGTCATCATGAAGAGGCGCGGTCCACTTCGCTCCTGATCGATCCCGTGCTCAGCATGGTCCTGTGCCAGGTCTTCTTCCGTATAACCGGCCGTGTCAAATGCCTTGAGAGCCCGAGACAGCTGAAGTCCCTGTAGAGCCTTGTCGATTCGAACATAAACACCTTCTTCTTTATCTTCGGTATAACCGATCTTCAAAGCGCGTTCTCCTGCCTTGTCGAGCTGTGCTAACAGCTTTTGCTCAAATCGTTCCTTGCTGATTTTGACCGGCAAATCTTCAATGGAGCGCTCGGTGCTCCCGAACTGATAGTGAACCCGGACCCCGCTTGGCATAGCCTCATAGCTAACCTGCTTGTGACCGATGCTATCCGTATAAGAGTTCACCGTACTGCTCTGACCCTGGTTGTTGAAGAAGCTAAGTCTGGCTTGGGATGACAGAAGATCTTTGTTAATGCCGGCCGCAATCCCGTCCTGCTCTCGATCTGCCGGATTGCTGCGCCAGATCTGTCCGCTCTTGCTGTCCAGTACAGCAATCTCTGCCGTCTTTTCATCGATAAACAGCTGCAAGGCTTCATTCCTGGCAATACCAATCATGTCTTGCAGGCGAGAATCGCTGAATGAAGATTTCAGTTGTTCTCCGGGAGGCAGGGAGGGAAGATCGGCCTGATCTACAGCTGCTGCTGCCTCACGAGCTTGCGGTGATAGCGAGACCTGGCAACCACTTAGAAGCAAACTGCCAATCAGCAGCATTCCGGTTATTTTTTTTGCTACAGCATATTTCACTGGATGTCCTCCTTCCTTAGCCCCGAAGCACGATTTCTTGATAGATGGTTACGACAAACGATACGATCTGCTGCACCAGACTGAAGAAAAGCAAGCACAGAAAAGCCATAAAAGCCATGGCTACAAGGGTAAGCAGCATCGTAAGCACCGTCTTAGCCGGAGTGTACTGATGAACGGTCATGTTGCCCACGAATAACAGATACACCGTCCACGCCACAGCAAGTGCATTGGAGAAATAATAAAAGGCTGTCTCCTGCGCGGAAATGACGAGACTCAGCCAGATCCACGGGAAATGAATCAGCAGCAGCGGCACCAGTGCAAAACACGTCGACATAAATATCTCCGAAAACTTGCCTTCTCCGTCCATCAGGGTTGTTAGCGACCAGTTGGCCACACACCAGAACAGTACCGGGATCATGACATACAACACTTCAAGCAGGCTGTTCAGATACTTGGGATTGTTAAAATTAATGAGAAATCCGCTATACTGCGCATGCAAAATCTTGGTAACCGTCAGCAGCAGCATAATCATACAGGCAATCAGCAATGTCGTTCGTTGATTACGTTCATATTTCAGTTCCCAGTACCCATCGAACGGGTGAAAGATGAGGTGCAGCGGATACTGGTAAAGC includes:
- a CDS encoding carboxylesterase/lipase family protein codes for the protein MLRLVNVENGLVQGLPAADPRITSFKGIPFAAPPVGDNRWRAPQPAKDWEGVLKAHEFAPISMQVKQEIDDNNIYTREWAVEPNIAMDEDCLYLNVWTPAKHTDEKLPVYVWYFGGGLQVGHTAEMEFDGERIARRGIVVVTINYRLNVFGFLCHPEITAEAPEAPANFGNLDQQAATRWVKRNISAFGGDPDNITIGGQSAGGGSVMTQLTSPQNEGLFQKAIVQSGIFTELYPGTPMPPLRSQLAEAEQDGIKFFEYLGVSSLAEARRISAPELRDKAVQYHGFWGSVADQVFSVGNPFDLFLQNKWWKMPIMMGHTSSEFFSVPDVDTPEDLKKLATDMFGDDADVFLDLCGIQAGNIEESKKKASVSSIEYAIRLAAQANAGLSSDSPLYYYNFDADIPGWDQPGTFHSVDLWFFFETLAKCWRPFVGKHYDLSRQMCNYWANFIRSGDPNGPDTTGEEMPRWEPYTQEAPFGMLFADQAEFSQEPPSETLQFLVDQYFKKEGATLEAKA
- a CDS encoding RICIN domain-containing protein yields the protein MWMSCKLLLVLALLITIAPWGGSRAEAWVGMPMGKLHVSGKNLVNSNNQPVLLNGWHQPSGAYWTYQNSNYYLNLHGNNRHAATLAYLKDITDTFADTSPKYGSNHGWNMNQVRLFIDREDMGDVAAGTYNFAGVQTVTQNVIIPYIQYAKTKGVYVVLGLDFTLKDDQATTASNLQKFNQIWGYLASRPEIKSADNVHFELINEPVKSYANGHWGGYNGENDFVDHWNDLRNFQNSIISTIRNQGADNVIWAAGLGYNQFYSLTASHPLTDPLNNYGYAVHWYPGYGAYDNFSILQDQWNTNVKAAADKYPINITEVTWFKNKPGDSAYWNLFNGSNEGFGTNTKTIFNAAGNVSIAAHMNGFILEPGQRSSFADPTAGLKWDGDASRSAMGRFLFNWYHERAQSYPGSGNGGGPTTGLVSGATYKIVVRHSNKVIDVPGGQNQNNLQLQQWSDLGGNPQKWVLTSIGGGSYTLTSVNSPDKVIDIRNGTLTNGEAVQLMSNLNTTAQHFKVNDLGNGYWSIINVNSNKAIEVENASTSDGAKLQQNTYTGATNQQWKFIAVSN
- a CDS encoding SGNH/GDSL hydrolase family protein, which translates into the protein MLDDARDVEDTQGTAAPRDPIGVKESAYETEFDYSSPGYLDIIGRSLLHKGNNVRLKRAIEKAKQGNPVVIAYIGGSITHGAGAAPIHLRSYAYRSYDRFKEMFAPSDGSCIQLVKAGLGGTPSELGVIRYERDVLGEGSIQPDIVIIEFAVNDADDETRGNCYESLVLKALSADNKPAVILLFSVFENDWNLQDRLSPVGLHYDLPMVSMKDALVEQFRKTKGEGNVVSKEQYFHDIYHPTNLGHQMMADALGHLLDVVDRSELDPNDHDLSKPPLIGDDFVRVQLLDRKNADLVARIDHGSFGHTDADLQMAEMHDHDYATPIFPNNWMNTGENPGEAKSFKLHLRCKRLLIIFKDSGSDEFGTARIKVDGVFVKQADPHEVNWTRCHAMLLINEKHVSEHRVEIEMADGHEDKRFTILGFGYVD
- a CDS encoding alpha/beta hydrolase, translating into MISSAPTGFDQYRDNISRGAVETIAYSSATVGNSRNALVYTPPGFSFERTYPVLYLLHGIGGDEMEWQRHGAPQIILDNLYDDNMIEPMIVVFPNGRAMPNDRAEGDLFEPDKIKAFERFENDLLDDLIPYIESRYPTDTARDKRAIAGLSMGGGQSLNIGLSNLNHFAWVGAFSPAPNTKAPELLVPHPEEAHSLLSLLWISCGDQDNLIQISIDTHQYLEEQGVPHIWYEESGGHDWPVWRNDLYHFAKRLFK
- a CDS encoding carbohydrate ABC transporter permease, with product MWGVIYVLPWLVGFVLFFFIPLLASLRYSMSTIQANAEGIAIQFTGVANYIQALTVNTSFNRALIESITDVLVNVPLIVIFSLFLAVILNQKFRGRAVARSIFFLPVILASGVIMSLESTSLIDAVNQNSTGGSALGTFELEYLMLDAGVSEWIVTYLSSAVDRIYQIVSQSGVQILIFLAGIQTISPQLYEASKMEGATGYEAFWKITFPMVSPLIFVNAIYTIIDSFANNAMTKLIRDTGFVKFDFGLSSAMAWVYFLAIAIILVIVSIIFSKRVFYQD
- a CDS encoding carbohydrate ABC transporter permease, which translates into the protein MTTSRLLSLEHWKGWLWSVIRFVLITGLSFVILFPIFQKISTSIKDKGDLYSAVVVWIPQNFSIDNFQQAIRVMDYWATLFNTFALSATTTLLTTASCALAGYGFARLKFKGSNLLFAGVILTILVPPTTILIPVYLNLKSFDLMGLMTLIAGKPVNLLNTYWPFILTAITANSLKAGLYIFIFRQFFRGIPKEVEEAAYVDGAGIGRTFARIMLPNAIPSMVTVMLFSFVWQWNDSFYTTTYLTSSKVMSTQLSSLPYNLAQQVSDGASKADPFYLSMIQDTGILLAILPLIVIYLFVQRYFVESVERTGIVG
- a CDS encoding glycosyl hydrolase family 8, with translation MNITGQGAYDTGTYTNLFQKSGYDEHEINAKLEDTWNELFYGDENTRIYYPMGEDKGYLLDTGNNDVRSEGMSYGMMMAVQMDKKEEFDRLWNFSHTFMQHAEGRYKDYFAWHCKPDGTRLSQGPAPDGEEFFAMALFFASNRWGDGDAPFNYKEQARRILRACIHQGENGEGDPMWDPETKLIKFVPESPFSDPSYHLPHFYELFALYADDNDQAFWREAALASRAYLHTACHPVTGLSPEYANYDGSPAPVQPHGDFRHFYSDAYRVAANIALDWEWFRKDPWQVEQSNRIQSFFSDIQISDYRRYTIEGEPFDEPSLHPVGLLATNAMASLAADGPYAEHFVRLFWNTPLRQGERRYYDNCLYFFSLLALSGRYRLY